A stretch of Lactuca sativa cultivar Salinas chromosome 6, Lsat_Salinas_v11, whole genome shotgun sequence DNA encodes these proteins:
- the LOC111893113 gene encoding L-type lectin-domain containing receptor kinase VIII.1-like, with protein sequence MSSSSISSTNTLFILFYSLLFFCFSGNADTGTTTFDFQTLTLTSLKFLGDAHLFNNSVRLTRDLPVPNSGAGRVLYNKPVRFRRPGSPNPASFSTYFSFSIVNLNPGSIGGGLAFVISPNDEDVGDAGAYLGIPTGAVAVEFDTLMDVEFKDVNGNHVGLDLDSMVSSQVADLDSIEVNLRSGTQVNSWIDYSSSTQQLNISISYSNTKPKSPLLSITTNLNRYVNEFMFVGFSGSTQGSTEVHSIEWWSFTSSFDDQDTITKPSPNPPPTATFMNPTANPVNSPPPSMPPTTADSNTTSTAAVTTQKQSKCHNQLCKQNAGAVAGVVTAGAFFLALCAVLLIWVYSKKFKQAKKPQLFASDIFKSPKEFSYKELKLATRCFDPTRVIGHGAFGTVYRGILSETGDVVAVKRCSHSGDQGKAEFLSELSIIGTLRHRNLLRLQGWCHEKGEIMLVYDLMPNGSLDKALFESRFTLGWAHRRKILMGVASALAYLHQECENQVIHRDVKASNIMLDEAFNAKLGDFGLAREIEQNTSPDPTVAAGTMGYLAPEYLLTGRASEKTDVYSFGAVVLEVASGRRPIEKEAIGVGTKGQKSSLVDWAWGLHRENRLLEVADPRLCAEFEPAEMMKVLLVGLVCSHPDPLARPMMRNVVQMLAGEAEVPVVPRAKPSLSFSTSDLLLNLQDSVSDLNEMITLSITSSEHSFNGEVLDLV encoded by the coding sequence ATGTCTTCTTCTTCAATTTCCAGCACAAACACCCTTTTCATTCTGTTTTACTCTCTGCTTTTCTTCTGTTTTTCCGGCAATGCGGACACCGGAACCACCACATTTGACTTCCAAACACTTACTCTCACAAGCTTGAAGTTCCTCGGCGACGCTCACTTGTTCAACAACAGTGTCAGACTCACCCGAGATCTCCCCGTCCCTAACTCTGGCGCCGGCAGGGTTTTGTACAACAAGCCAGTTAGATTCCGGCGACCTGGGAGCCCTAATCCGGCGAGTTTCTCAACGTATTTTTCATTCTCGATTGTTAATTTGAATCCGGGTTCGATTGGAGGTGGTTTGGCTTTTGTAATATCGCCGAACGATGAAGATGTCGGCGACGCTGGTGCGTATTTGGGTATTCCCACCGGTGCTGTGGCTGTTGAGTTTGATACTCTAATGGACGTCGAGTTCAAAGATGTTAATGGGAATCATGTGGGTTTGGATCTTGACTCCATGGTTTCTTCCCAAGTTGCCGATTTGGACTCCATTGAAGTCAATTTACGAAGTGGCACTCAAGTCAATTCGTGGATAGATTATTCAAGTTCAACTCAGCAACTCAACATCTCTATTTCGTATTCCAACACAAAACCCAAATCACCTCTCTTATCAATCACCACCAATCTCAATCGATACGTAAATGAGTTTATGTTTGTCGGATTTTCCGGGTCAACTCAGGGAAGCACAGAAGTCCACTCGATTGAATGGTGGAGTTTCACCTCTTCTTTCGATGATCAAGATACAATTACAAAACCCAGTCCAAATCCACCACCAACGGCCACCTTCATGAACCCCACTGCTAACCCCGTTAACTCGCCGCCGCCGTCAATGCCCCCAACGACGGCAGACTCAAACACGACGTCAACCGCCGCCGTTACGACACAAAAACAGAGCAAATGTCATAACCAGTTATGTAAGCAAAATGCAGGGGCTGTAGCGGGAGTGGTTACAGCCGGAGCATTTTTCTTAGCATTATGCGCAGTCTTGCTAATTTGGGTTTACTCCAAAAAATTCAAACAAGCAAAAAAACCACAACTTTTTGCTTCTGACATCTTTAAATCCCCAAAAGAGTTCTCATACAAAGAGCTTAAATTAGCAACCAGATGCTTTGACCCGACTCGGGTAATCGGACATGGAGCATTTGGAACCGTTTACAGAGGGATATTATCAGAAACAGGGGATGTTGTCGCTGTAAAGAGGTGTAGCCATagtggtgatcaaggaaaggcgGAGTTTTTATCGGAGTTGTCAATCATCGGAACACTCCGGCACCGGAATCTTTTAAGATTACAAGGGTGGTGTCATGAAAAAGGTGAGATAATGCTTGTTTATGACTTGATGCCAAATGGGTCGCTCGATAAAGCACTTTTCGAATCAAGATTCACATTGGGTTGGGCTCATAGAAGGAAGATTTTAATGGGTGTAGCTTCAGCTTTAGCTTATTTACATCAAGAATGCGAGAATCAAGTGATTCATAGAGATGTAAAAGCTAGTAATATAATGTTAGATGAAGCATTCAACGCTAAATTGGGTGATTTCGGATTAGCGAGGGAAATAGAGCAAAACACGTCGCCGGACCCGACGGTGGCAGCCGGGACGATGGGGTATTTAGCGCCGGAGTATTTGTTAACCGGAAGAGCAAGTGAGAAAACCGATGTTTATAGCTTCGGTGCGGTGGTGCTAGAGGTGGCGAGTGGCCGGAGACCAATTGAGAAGGAGGCAATTGGGGTGGGGACAAAAGGGCAGAAAAGTAGTTTGGTGGACTGGGCGTGGGGTTTACACCGGGAAAACCGGTTGCTGGAGGTGGCGGATCCACGGTTGTGTGCGGAGTTTGAGCCGGCGGAGATGATGAAAGTGTTGTTGGTCGGGTTGGTATGTTCCCACCCGGACCCACTGGCCCGACCCATGATGAGAAATGTGGTCCAAATGCTTGCGGGTGAGGCTGAGGTGCCCGTGGTTCCAAGGGCAAAACCGTCATTAAGCTTTAGCACTTCGGATTTGCTTTTGAATTTGCAAGATAGTGTTTCTGATTTGAATGAGATGATTACCCTTTCAATTACCTCATCGGAACACAGCTTCAATGGTGAAGTATTGGACCTGGTTTGA